The Zygosaccharomyces rouxii strain CBS732 chromosome G complete sequence genome contains a region encoding:
- the SPC24 gene encoding kinetochore-associated Ndc80 complex subunit SPC24 (similar to uniprot|Q04477 Saccharomyces cerevisiae YMR117C SPC24 Component of the evolutionarily conserved kinetochore-associated Ndc80 complex (Ndc80p-Nuf2p-Spc24p-Spc25p) involved in chromosome segregation spindle checkpoint activity and kinetochore clustering), whose amino-acid sequence MASNELLENPAELLRQVRENFIIQEDVAAIGGIDEKLDQIQAQSRQKLASKEGEISTLESQLKTENDQVNELTTSLDRVRQESQELASQRQIVDYVKELDELEQSIVSMRSELDEKIVKLVKDTRDQDSSESPDESQLLQDPVARANILKLKLYRSMGVIIDQENGQVLIKDPNNDVDILPIDSDLSDFFKTKFIWEKISKSKSNFTS is encoded by the coding sequence ATGGCGAGTAATGAACTGTTAGAGAATCCAGCAGAGCTACTGAGGCAAGTAAGGgaaaattttatcattcAAGAGGATGTTGCTGCAATTGGTGGCATAGATGAAAAGTTGGATCAAATACAAGCACAGTCAAGACAAAAGTTAGCTTCCAAAGAGGGAGAGATATCGACGTTGGAATCGCAATTGAAAACCGAAAATGATCAGGTAAATGAATTGACCACATCTTTAGATCGAGTGAGACAGGAATCTCAAGAATTGGCAAGTCAAAGACAGATTGTCGACTACGTAAAGGAATTAGACGAATTGGAACAGTCCATCGTATCTATGAGAAGCGAATTAGACGAGAAAATAGTAAAATTGGTTAAGGATACTAGAGACCAAgattcttcagaatctCCTGATGAGAGCCAACTTCTACAAGATCCAGTTGCAAGGGCCAATATTTTGAAGCTAAAACTTTATAGATCTATGGGGGTCatcattgatcaagaaaatGGCCAGGTACTAATAAAGGATCCTAATAACGATGTTGATATCTTACCAATCGACAGTGATCTAAgtgatttcttcaaaactaAATTTATTTGGGAGAAAATATCGAAGTCTAAATCGAACTTTACATCATAA
- the HSK3 gene encoding Hsk3p (highly similar to YKL138c-a), translating to MTNSTKERQYAHMAQQLQVLQANLAETSRQLEVMSRQCNKNIVGQLGRVHASWFMASNRHFEEEMLGRNK from the coding sequence ATGACAAATTCAACCAAAGAGCGTCAGTACGCTCATATGGCTCAACAGCTACAAGTACTACAAGCTAATTTGGCAGAAACTTCACGTCAGTTGGAAGTAATGTCAAGACAGTGCAATAAGAATATCGTCGGTCAATTGGGTAGAGTACATGCAAGTTGGTTTATGGCAAGTAATAGACACTTCGAGGAAGAGATGTTAGGTAGAAATAAATGA
- a CDS encoding SH3 domain-containing protein (weakly similar to uniprot|Q06449 Saccharomyces cerevisiae YPR154W PIN3 Protein that induces appearance of [PIN ] prion when overproduced), with protein sequence MVFGHHSNKEKSQGEYVEVLYEFKPQNKEDLHIKPGDKVEVVEKLSADWYKGKCNGKEGMFPANYVKPVGGGDAASRPAPPPPEQAQAQPQQEAPQPQEQPQQQGQPMVVEQDKPKHRHHALGKVGSKLGNAAIFGVGATLGNDLVDSIF encoded by the coding sequence ATGGTATTTGGACATCATAGTAACAAAGAAAAGTCTCAAGGTGAATACGTCGAAGTCCTCTACGAGTTTAAACCTCAGAATAAAGAAGATCTACATATAAAACCCGGGGATAAGGTCGAAGTGGTGGAAAAATTATCTGCGGACTGGTACAAGGGTAAATGCAATGGTAAGGAAGGTATGTTCCCTGCTAATTACGTAAAGCCTGTAGGCGGTGGAGATGCAGCTTCAAGACCGGCACCACCTCCACCTGAACAAGCTCAAGCTCAACCGCAACAAGAGGCCCCACAACCACAGGAGCAGCCCCAACAGCAAGGTCAGCCCATGGTGGTAGAGCAAGACAAGCCCAAGCACCGTCACCACGCCCTGGGTAAAGTCGGCAGTAAGTTGGGTAACGCTGCCATCTTTGGTGTCGGTGCGACATTAGGTAACGATTTGGTTGACTCCATTT
- the CMC1 gene encoding Cmc1p (similar to uniprot|P36064 Saccharomyces cerevisiae YKL137W Hypothetical ORF) — MRWPVQEYFFFYSPGLLKKVQIHNEILAETRVIKRAQEHPSIMSQGSNISNHDARLPIWVLSPREEKEARSNLKQTAYKKCDDLVRSMAECAKANGLKLFPACEKQRDKMTECILFYQVDTKYLDQERDKIVERKINRLEEQIKRSRS, encoded by the coding sequence ATGAGATGGCCAGTACAAGagtatttttttttctattcaCCTGGgttgttgaaaaaagttcaaataCATAACGAAATATTAGCCGAGACTAGAGTGATAAAAAGAGCCCAAGAGCACCCGAGTATCATGTCTCAAGGCTCAAATATTTCGAACCACGATGCTAGATTGCCTATATGGGTGCTTTCACCTCGAGAAGAGAAGGAAGCTCGCTCGAATTTGAAGCAGACAGCATATAAGAAATGTGATGATTTAGTGAGGTCAATGGCAGAATGTGCCAAGGCTAATGGTCTTAAGTTGTTTCCTGCATGTGAGAAACAGCGTGATAAGATGACTGAATGTATACTTTTCTATCAAGTGGATACGAAATACCTAGATCAGGAAAGGGATAAGATAGTGGAAAGGAAAATCAATAGACTGGAGGAGCAAATTAAGAGAAGTAGAAGTTAG
- the SDH3 gene encoding succinate dehydrogenase cytochrome b subunit SDH3 (similar to uniprot|P33421 Saccharomyces cerevisiae YKL141W SDH3 Cytochrome b subunit of succinate dehydrogenase (Sdh1p Sdh2p Sdh3p Sdh4p) which couples the oxidation of succinate to the transfer of electrons to ubiquinone and some similarites with YMR118C uniprot|Q04487 Saccharomyces cerevisiae YMR118C Hypothetical ORF, member of GLR.231) — translation MLIQLGLNRSSLFLRPSVVSRSTTLTRQLAKRYQSTVKTSFDEELQILRAQRKNRPISPHLTIYQPQMTWYLSSLHRVSGVMLGAAFYCLTIAFGVSTLFGLGLNTENLTTWYKEKVPTWFDWTAKGGVAYLFAFHISNGVRHLVWDLGKQVTNPGVIRTGWAVLAFTAVAGTTFLFK, via the coding sequence ATGTTGATTCAATTAGGCTTGAACAGATCATCACTCTTCCTAAGACCATCTGTGGTCTCCCGCTCAACCACTCTTACCAGACAACTAGCCAAGAGATACCAATCCACAGTCAAGACAAGTttcgatgaagaattacagaTTTTAAGAGcacaaagaaagaacagaCCAATTTCTCCTCATTTGACCATTTATCAACCTCAAATGACCTGGTACCTATCCTCCTTACACCGTGTCTCTGGTGTTATGCTTGGTGCCGCATTCTACTGTTTAACCATCGCATTCGGTGTCTCTACATTGTTTGGCCTAGGCTTAAACACCGAAAACTTGACTACATGGTACAAGGAAAAGGTCCCAACATGGTTTGACTGGACCGCCAAGGGAGGTGTTGCCTACCTTTTCGCCTTCCACATTTCTAATGGTGTCAGACATTTGGTTTGGGATTTGGGTAAACAGGTCACTAACCCTGGTGTTATCAGAACCGGTTGGGCCGTACTAGCATTCACCGCTGTTGCTGGTAccacttttcttttcaaataa
- the TGL1 gene encoding sterol esterase (similar to uniprot|P34163 Saccharomyces cerevisiae YKL140W TGL1 Steryl ester hydrolase one of three gene products (Yeh1p Yeh2p Tgl1p) responsible for steryl ester hydrolase activity and involved in sterol homeostasis localized to lipid particle membranes) has product MRISITESLVICLVYLETLLALLLRLIPKEVIRVATWAINKFEESAESPTELQLRLSPTIHEMCRVFGVEVEDHLVRTEDDYILTLHRIPPKPGTFNGKIVYLHHGLLMCSDVWVCNIKRDNNLPFVLHDLGFDVWMGNNRGNKYSTAHLTRMPKSRKFWDFSIDEFAFFDIPNSVEFVLRRTKVPQLICIGFSQGSAQMFAAFSLSEELNKKVSQFIAISPAMTPHRLHNRIADKLAKLSPRLMYLLFGRRILLPTAVLWQKTLHPKIFNWMIDFGNRQLFNWRTRNITPDQKMVSYAKLYSTTSVKSVVHWFQILHAQKFQMFEESDGFINVIQKPYQTACFPTRTNIKIPILLIYGGNDSLVDIHVMKENLPKRGVFDIKVENHEHLDLIWGEKVDTLVISNVIKFIDFFDRSSPLLEEASSSFPKIKDEDDDGETLSLRDDVPSSREGTYQNYDNPAFNNKDFRDFEVS; this is encoded by the coding sequence ATGAGAATATCCATTACAGAATCCTTAGTGATATGTTTGGTCTATTTGGAGACCCTTTTAGCACTGCTGTTGAGACTAATTCCCAAGGAGGTTATTAGAGTGGCAACATGGGCTATCAATaagtttgaagaaagtGCAGAATCACCTACAGAGCTGCAGCTGAGGTTATCCCCCACTATCCATGAGATGTGTCGGGTGTTTGGTGTGGAAGTGGAAGACCATCTAGTGAGAACCGAGGATGACTACATCTTGACATTACACAGAATTCCGCCCAAACCGGGAACGTTTAATGGTAAGATTGTGTATTTGCATCATGGTCTACTTATGTGTTCAGACGTTTGGGTTTGCAACATCAAGCGGGATAataatttaccatttgtACTACACGACTTAGGGTTCGACGTTTGGATGGGTAATAACAGGGGCAACAAGTACTCAACAGCACATCTAACCAGAATGCCCAAATCTCGTAAATTCTGGGACTTTTCTATCGATGAATTTGCATTCTTTGATATACCTAATTCAGTTGAATTTGTTCTAAGGAGGACTAAAGTACCCCAGCTAATCTGTATTGGATTCTCCCAGGGTTCGGCTCAAATGTTTGCGGCATTCTCATTAAGTGAAGAGTTGAATAAGAAGGTTTCACAGTTTATTGCCATATCACCTGCCATGACACCTCATAGATTGCATAACAGAATCGCGGATAAATTGGCCAAGTTGTCCCCAAGACTCATGTACCTGTTATTTGGTCGTAGAATTTTACTGCCCACAGCTGTGCTGTGGCAGAAAACGCTACACCCCAAGATATTCAATTGGATGATTGACTTTGGTAATCGACAACTATTCAACTGGAGGACGAGAAACATTACACCCGATCAAAAGATGGTTTCTTACGCAAAACTTTATTCTACAACGAGCGTAAAATCTGTGGTGCATTGGTTCCAAATTTTGCATGCgcagaaatttcaaatgtttGAGGAGTCTGACGGTTTTATCAACGTCATACAAAAACCATATCAAACTGCATGTTTCCCCACGAGGACGAACATAAAAATCCCTATTCTTTTAATTTACGGTGGTAATGATTCACTTGTTGACATACATGTTATGAAGGAGAATCTACCAAAAAGAGGAGTTTTTGACATTAAAGTGGAAAATCACGAGCATTTAGATTTAATCTGGGGTGAAAAAGTAGATACTTTGGTTATTTCCAATGTCATTAAATTTATCGATTTTTTCGATCGTTCCTCACCATTATTGGAGGAAGCAAGCTCAAGTTTTCCTaaaatcaaagatgaagatgatgatggtgaaacCTTGTCGTTAAGGGACGATGTGCCTTCTTCTCGTGAGGGCACTTATCAAAATTACGATAATCCGGCCTTTAACAACAAGGACTTTAGAGATTTTGAAGTTTCCTAG
- the MRPL31 gene encoding mitochondrial 54S ribosomal protein mL60 (similar to uniprot|P14063 Saccharomyces cerevisiae YKL138C MRPL31 Mitochondrial ribosomal protein of the large subunit), whose protein sequence is MFGPFKATNALFGGLLWKVPWRMSSHQKQRVRDRLRDVDGVVKQINLGLHVQRCETKDIQYDEAINARKMFKPRVKSLRLLNKPSVFPRESQMSSKDKYSVFDKKARGYRKGIHKVPKWTKLSLRTNPRFF, encoded by the coding sequence ATGTTTGGTCCATTCAAGGCTACTAATGCACTATTCGGGGGTCTGCTTTGGAAAGTTCCTTGGAGGATGTCTTCTCACCAGAAGCAAAGGGTTAGAGATAGATTGAGAGATGTTGATGGTGTGGTTAAACAGATCAATTTAGGTCTTCACGTTCAAAGGTGTGAAACCAAAGACATTCAATATGATGAAGCCATTAATGCCCGTAAGATGTTCAAACCTAGAGTCAAATCTCTGCGTCTTTTGAACAAACCGTCCGTTTTCCCCAGAGAATCTCAAATGTCATCAAAGGATAAATACAGTGTGTTTGATAAGAAAGCTCGTGGATACAGAAAGGGCATCCACAAAGTTCCAAAATGGACTAAATTGTCGTTGAGGACAAATCCTCGTTTCTTCTGA
- the CTK1 gene encoding cyclin-dependent serine/threonine protein kinase CTK1 (similar to uniprot|Q03957 Saccharomyces cerevisiae YKL139W CTK1 Catalytic (alpha) subunit of C-terminal domain kinase I (CTDK-I) which phosphorylates the C- terminal repeated domain of the RNA polymerase II large subunit (Rpo21p) to affect both transcription and pre-mRNA 3' end processing): MPYGNSMYLTDFSHTTFILWFPLLTLVDRQNFRKRAGNPPPPRPAPKRLRANNRPQPPLPTRPSGQQSPRHPGNNFRFNRNNNANSNDARPMSRYEGSRYNNASNTNNSGDVNRPIGLNKRQQQQNMDPLLSQLPKGPKVSMSRYDNNNNNGHNRNGHHSHNNNNNNNNNGNSNNSRPANGELRRVDSRKINPSFLIQKRNTSIYERILQVGEGTYGKVYKARNTVTGRMVALKKLRLESEREGFPITSIREIKLLQSFDHPNVSTLTEIMVESQKTVYMIFDYADNDLSGLLLNKQIEINVAQCKHIFQQLLQGMEYLHDNGVLHRDIKGSNILVDNKGRLRITDFGLARRMKRDKDYTNRVITLWYRPPELLLGTTKYSEEVDMWGCGCVLVELFNKTAAFQGQNELEQLDSIFKIMGTPTIDQWPNLFEMPWFFMVIPQHSEKYPTVFRNRFGNVIPSESCFQLAEGLLDYNQDKRLSATTALQSPFFKEDPQPEPLVLEGYAGCHEYEVKLARKQRKMEEQASKRESQSQSQSQSQSQTQSTNGK; this comes from the coding sequence ATGCCATACGGTAATAGTATGTATCTCACGGATTTCAGTCATACAACTTTTATATTATGGTTCCCATTACTAACGTTAGTAGATCgtcaaaattttagaaaaCGAGCTGGTAATCCACCACCGCCAAGACCTGCTCCTAAAAGACTAAGGGCTAATAATCGACCACAACCTCCATTACCGACACGTCCAAGTGGACAACAATCACCACGTCATCCAGGGAATAACTTTCGTTTTAACAGGAATAATAATGCCAATAGTAATGATGCTAGACCGATGTCACGATATGAAGGCTCACGATATAATAATGCAAGTAATACCAACAATAGTGGGGATGTGAATCGTCCTATTGGCTTAAATAAGAggcaacaacaacagaaTATGGATCCACTTCTTTCACAGTTACCGAAAGGCCCTAAGGTTAGCATGTCGAGGTatgataataacaataataatggtcATAATCGTAACGGCCATCATAgtcataataataataataacaataataataacggtaatagtaataatagtagGCCGGCAAATGGTGAATTAAGAAGAGTAGATTCGAGGAAAATAAATCCATCATTTCTaattcaaaagagaaaCACATCTATTTATGAAAGGATCCTACAAGTTGGAGAAGGTACTTATGGTAAAGTTTACAAGGCACGTAATACTGTGACCGGAAGGATGGTtgcattgaagaaattacgATTAGAAAGTGAGAGAGAAGGTTTTCCCATTACATCAATTAGAGAGATTAAACTGCTGCAAAGCTTCGATCATCCGAACGTATCGACATTAACAGAAATCATGGTGGAATCTCAAAAGACCGTTTATATGATATTTGATTACGCTGATAACGATTTAAGTGGACTTTTATTAAACAAACAGATAGAAATTAACGTTGCGCAGTGTAAACatattttccaacaatTGTTACAAGGAATGGAGTATCTTCATGATAATGGTGTACTGCATCGTGATATTAAAGGATCCAATATTTTAGTTGACAATAAAGGACGTTTAAGGATAACAGATTTTGGATTAGCGAGAAGAATGAAGAGGGATAAGGATTATACAAATCGTGTCATTACACTTTGGTATAGACCACCAGAATTATTATTGGGTACGACTAAATATTCTGAAGAAGTGGACATGTGGGGGTGTGGATGTGTCCTAGTagaattgttcaacaaAACGGCGGCATTCCAGGGCCAAAATGAACTAGAACAATTGGAttctattttcaaaatcatgGGGACACCAACGATTGATCAATGGCCTAATTTATTTGAGATGCCTTGGTTTTTTATGGTCATACCACAACACAGTGAAAAGTATCCAACTGTCTTTAGAAATAGATTTGGCAATGTGATTCCATCAGAATCGTGTTTCCAATTAGCTGAGGGTCTCCTTGATTATAATCAGGACAAAAGGTTATCAGCAACAACGGCATTACAGAgtccatttttcaaagaagacCCTCAACCAGAACCGCTTGTCTTAGAAGGATATGCTGGTTGCCATGAATATGAAGTTAAATTAGCTAGGAAACAGAGGAAAATGGAGGAACAGGCATCAAAACGAGAATCTCAATCACAATCACAATCACAATCACAATCACAAACACAATCGACTAATGGTAAATAG